In a single window of the Lates calcarifer isolate ASB-BC8 linkage group LG1, TLL_Latcal_v3, whole genome shotgun sequence genome:
- the map2 gene encoding LOW QUALITY PROTEIN: microtubule-associated protein 2 (The sequence of the model RefSeq protein was modified relative to this genomic sequence to represent the inferred CDS: deleted 1 base in 1 codon) — MADSRQPEDGAPQWDPSGGQEPASPHGANGYSSSAYRTCQPGGAHMATASYSTRENGFNGELTGAHAITAEQVSARIVQEVTAEAVAVLKGEQETQRLPSVEDTTNLPPSPPPSPAAEHFGPLEQDVGDEEEAGPLRRFQNSRERCKFLAPSISVSVPEDDPYHSDEEYYEHPLFSPEWTHSGSRPTGQAVAFRQIEEETMEALTAEYEEEVEEEEEEEEEESAEAAESEAALDEQQWSGEEPELDSPQAEPLEQAEAIDEAQDLDLEPAEAASAAAESSMGREEEEAEGGESPETALKMDSDKQGSGSMSPDSIGSEKRPEEFFEPQIQGFFAGERVVPESPTMDMPSFVPQNVQNQAKESARSLTLQPTYGEPITVSEKQPSVEVVEFSTIGAPSDFSSIGVKVQGGDLASEARDRSGMSAYFETSATEADEVPQCKGEGYYELSRAGEEKSTTEISYSTLVEAQDKSDINKSTTEDTGAFTVPYRSNECRLSPGKLALEQRSYSLNITIGAMDQSGQGRPRNFSPLATDIMAYTSGSLDESADYLPVTTPSVDKPPSFPPLILETAASVTSDSSSPPRTTEPVSKPSSEPESPESPQPPKGTYKNGTVMAQDLPEMLDLAGTRSRLASENTDPEIIRRKSIQADVPVLSDDPLANLVSGEQSPGARKSESQLEEMGYCVFSEYSGPMPSPADVFSPTDTSAQVFAPSVLEEKVAEQARKLAVRDTSVEGKSQPLGAAEVTEEKDQKQAERKDSSEEKSKEIADGQLPKPASEQEKPLAQPSESFVTPTVTVTLEEGGRSVSETERQASGEGSASETEIADYERQIRKLEMEDRPLSLEEERELQELREKVKLVHQEAYEEVDAEDVYQLTGVAKDRIARPVKTSPASSVESNIDDDKLLSPVLSPSKLKQREMYGSPKRAPSPVLGINKEEKVKEESERKVKEEQEREAAAKKMKEEKEEAEKKSREEAEKKAKEVKEREERERREKEEREKEEAERILKEEKERKEKEQKEQEMKEKLEKEKKEKEERERKEKEEKEKKEREERERMEQEEREKVAREEKERIDKELREKQEKEKIERELKEKEEKEKIEKELKEKEEKEKRERELKEREEKEKLEREQKEKEEKEKLERELKEKEEREKVADMEEKARQPEEKAVVTPAEKEAEKPVKDEREKEGGEEDMLEKAGAGAGAAVVKEILETRAAIESVVTVEDDFITVVQTIDEADEPGHSVRFSAPPEAEVLCVASRKEEEEEEEESVELAQEADMEAASLEDVGDVSETPASPEREAQTIETEGPTESYDRDETTMDDSILDSSWVDTQDDDKSMVTEQIEPLPKVPSPVKKPGVEKPVKPKARGGRARGRISTPERKPVRKEPVYIPREEVKKKKAVIRKTELTKKMEAQTQSPSKRIMIKPAVRETRPTQHHSCPRRRPTEALPDGRQPLSVARQSRDRASDGGSRSPDKRSSLPRHASILSRRGYHDHEDSSTSITSSGSTAPRRPTSFRTEMRAEHRTGRAPSMTVTESVRSRSARSGHSTPRTPGSTAITPGTPPSYSSSSRTPGTPRSLSLISQERKVAVVRTPPKSPATTPKQLRIINQPLPDFKNIKSKIGSTENIKYQPKGGQIHILNKRVDFSHVLSKCSSKDNLKHSPRGGNVQIQNKKIDLSHVTSKCGSLDNIHHRPGGGNVRIESVKLDFKDKAQAKVGSLDNAHHIPGGGRITIESHRLTFRDHAKARVDHGAEIVIQSPGLSGSVSPHRHRDSHLSSSGSLNMMESPQLATLAEDVTAALAKQGL; from the exons ATGGCAGACAGTCGACAGCCAGAAGATGGTGCCCCCCAGTGGGATCCATCAGGAGGGCAGGAGCCCGCTAGCCCCCACGGAGCCAATGGCTACTCTTCGTCAGCATACAGGACCTGCCAGCCTGGCGGTGCACACATGGCCACGGCCTCCTACTCCACCAGGGAGAACGGTTTCAATGGGGAACTTACTGGGGCTCACGCTATAACTGCAG AGCAAGTGTCAGCACGGATCGTGCAAGAAGTGACGGCAGAGGCAGTAGCAGTACTCAAGGGAGAACAGGAGACTCAAAGGCTGCCATCAG TTGAAGACACCACCAAtttgcctccctctcctcccccctcacctGCTGCAGAGCATTTTGGTCCTCTGGAACAAG ATGtaggggatgaggaggaggcgGGCCCTCTCCGTCGCTTCCAAAATTCTCGGGAGAGGTGCAAGTTCCTCGCCCCCTCCATCTCAGTTTCCGTGCCCGAGGACGACCCCTACCACTCCGACGAGGAGTACTATGAGCACCCTTTGTTCAGCCCAGAGTGGACGCACTCGGGCTCTCGCCCCACAGGGCAGGCCGTGGCCTTTAGACAGATTGAAG AAGAGACCATGGAGGCTCTTACAGCTGAATacgaggaggaggtggaagaggaggaggaggaggaggaggaggagagtgcagaggcagcagagtcCGAGGCAGCTCTTGATGAGCAGCAATGGAGTGGGGaagagcctgagctggacagCCCCCAAGCTGAGCCCTTAGAGCAGGCAGAGGCCATAGACGAGGCTCAGGACCTAGACCTGGAGCCGGCCGAAGCAGCtagtgctgctgcagagagctctatgggcagagaggaggaggaagcagagggtGGGGAGAGCCCTGAGACAG CTTTGAAGATGGACTCAGACAAGCAGGGCAGTGGGTCCATGAGCCCAGACAGCATTGGATCAGAGAAACGCCCAGAGGAGTTTTTTGAGCCCCAGATCCAAGGGTTCTTTGCTGGTGAACGAGTTGTACCAGAGAGCCCCACCATGGATATGCCGTCCTTTGTACCTCAGAATGTTCAAAACCAAGCCAAAGAATCTGCCAGATCACTCACACTTCAGCCTACCTATGGTGAACCAATCACCGTGTCAGAGAAGCAGCCAtcggtggaggtggtggagttCAGCACCATTGGTGCACCTTCTGATTTCTCTTCAATAGGAGTCAAAGTTCAAGGAGGAGACTTGGCGAGTGAGGCAAGAGACAGATCTGGCATGTCAGCATATTTTGAGACATCAGCCACAGAGGCTGATGAGGTTCCACAATGTAAGGGTGAGGGTTATTATGAACTGAGCAGAGCTGGTGAAGAGAAGAGTACAACTGAGATCAGTTACAGCACACTAGTTGAAGCCCAGGATAAATCTGATATTAATAAAAGTACAACAGAAGACACTGGAGCATTCACAGTTCCTTACAGGAGTAATGAATGCAGGCTTTCCCCAGGTAAACTGGCCTTAGAGCAGAGAAGTTACTCACTTAACATCACCATTGGAGCAATGGATCAAAGTGGCCAAGGCAGACCAAGGAACTTCTCCCCACTCGCCACAGATATCATGGCATACACTAGTGGAAGTCTAGATGAGTCAGCAGACTACCTCCCAGTCACTACACCCTCTGTGGATAAGCCTCCATCCTTCCCACCCCTGATCCTGGAGACTGCAGCGTCTGTCACCTCAGattcctcatctcctccaagGACCACTGAACCGGTTTCAAAACCCAGCTCTGAACCAGAGTCACCAGAATCACCACAGCCCCCCAAGGGCACCTATAAAAATGGCACAGTGATGGCCCAAGATTTGCCTGAGATGCTGGACCTTGCTGGTACCCGTTCCAGACTGgcatcagaaaacactgaccCAGAAATTATCCGGAGAAAATCAATTCAAGCTGATGTCCCTGTCCTCTCTGATGACCCACTGGCTAACCTAGTTTCAGGGGAACAGAGTCCTGGGGCCAGAAAAAGTGAGAGCCAGCTGGAAGAGATGGGCTATTGTGTCTTCAGTGAGTATTCAGGGCCCATGCCATCCCCTGCAGATGTGTTTAGCCCTACAGACACTTCTGCACAGGTCTTCGCCCCCTCTGTTTTGGAGGAGAAAGTGGCAGAACAGGCAAGGAAATTAGCTGTCAGAGACACATCTGTGGAGGGCAAGAGCCAGCCATTGGGAGCTGCTGAAGTCACTGAAGAGAAAGACCAgaagcaggcagagagaaaagattCCTCTGAAGAAAAAAGCAAGGAGATTGCAGATGGTCAGCTTCCTAAACCTGCAAGTGAACAGGAGAAACCATTGGCACAGCCAAGTGAGTCCTTTGTGACACCAACGGTCACTGTGACTCTAGAAGAAGGTGGGAGGTCAGTGAGTGAGACTGAACGACAAGCCAGTGGTGAAGGCTCAGCATCAGAAACCGAGATTGCTGACTATGAGAGGCAGATCCGCAAATTGGAGATGGAGGACAGGCCTCTCAGTTTGGAAGAAGAGCGAGAACTACAGGAGCTTCGGGAGAAGGTGAAGCTGGTCCACCAGGAGGCCTATGAGGAAGTTGATGCTGAGGATGTGTACCAACTAACCGGCGTGGCCAAGGACAGAATTGCAAGGCCTGTTAAAACTTCACCTGCTTCATCTGTGGAGAGCAACATTGACGATGACAAGCTGCTCTCCCCAGTGCTGTCACCCTCTAAGCTTAAACAAAGAGAGATGTATGGCTCCCCAAAAAGAGCACCTTCACCAGTGTTAGGAATTaacaaagaggagaaagtgaaagaggaatcagaaagaaaagtaaaagaagaacaagagaGGGAAGCAGCTGcgaagaaaatgaaagaagaaaaagaggaggcagagaagaaaTCCAGggaagaggcagaaaagaaagcaaaggaagtgaaagagagagaagagagggaaaggagagagaaagaagaaagagagaaagaagaggcagagaggatactgaaggaagaaaaagaaaggaaagagaaagaacagaaagagcaggagatgaaagagaaattggagaaagaaaagaaagagaaagaggagagagaaaggaaagagaaagaagagaaagagaagaaagaaagagaagaaagggaaaggatggagcaagaggagagagaaaaggtagcaagagaggaaaaagaaagaatagaTAAAGAGTTGAGAGAgaagcaagagaaagaaaagatagagagggaactgaaagagaaggaagagaaagaaaagatagaaaaggaactaaaagagaaggaagagaaagaaaagagagagagggaactaaaagagagagaagagaaagaaaagctaGAAAGGgaacaaaaagagaaggaagaaaaagagaagttaGAAAGGgaactgaaagagaaagaagagagagagaaagtggctGACATGGAAGAGAAGGCAAGACAACCAGAGGAGAAAGCAGTCGTGACACCTGCCGAGAAAGAAGCTGAAAAACCTGTGaaagatgagagggagaaagagggaggggaggaagacaTGTTAGAGAAAGCAGGGGCAGGTGCTGGGGCAGCGGTTGTAAAGGAGATCCTGGAGACTCGTGCTGCCATTGAATCAGTGGTGACAGTTGAAGACGATTTCATCACTGTGGTCCAGACCATTGATGAAGCAGATGAGCCGGGACATAGCGTTCGGTTCTCAGCTCCACCTGAGGCTGAAGTCCTTTGTGTTGCTTCCcggaaagaggaggaggaggaagaggaagaatcTGTGGAGCTGGCCCAAGAAGCAGACATGGAGGCTGCCAGTCTAGAAGATGTGGGTGATGTTTCTGAGACCCCTGCCTCCCCTGAGAGGGAGGCTCAAACCATAGAAACAGAAGGCCCAACAGAAAGCTATGATAGAGACGAGACTACAATGGATGACTCCATCCTGGACAGCTCCTGGGTTGATACACAAG ATGATGATAAGAGTATGGTAACTGAGCAGATTGAGCCTTTGCCAAAGGTA CCCAGTCCAGTCAAAAAGCCTGGTGTA gaaaagcCAGTCAAACCAAAGGCCAGGGGAGGGCGGGCTAGAGGTCGAATCTCCACGCCAGAGCGCAAACCTGTCCGCAAAGAACCTGTCTACATCCccagagaggaagtgaagaagaaaaaag CTGTGATAAGGAAGACTGAGCTTACCAAAAAAATGGAGGCTCAAACTCAATCCCCATCCAAGAGGATCATGATAAAACCAGCAGTGCGTGAGACCCGCCCCACCCAGCACCACTCCTGCCCCAGGAGGAGACCCACAG aGGCCCTACCAGACGGCCGTCAGCCTCTCAGTGTTGCAAGACAGTCTCGTGACAGAGCATCG GATGGTGGATCACGGAGCCCAGACAAGAGGTCCTCCCTGCCAAGGCATGCCTCCATTCTTAGTCGCCGTGGGTACCATGACCATGAGGATAGTTCCACCTCCATCACCAGCTCTGGCTCCACAGCTCCCCGCAGACCCACAT CTTTTCGCACTGAGATGAGGGCAGAGCATAGGACAGGACGAGCCCCTAGTATGACAG TGACAGAATCAGTGCGCTCCCGTTCAGCTCGCAGTGGCCACTCCACCCCCCGCACCCCTGGCTCCACAGCCATCACCCCAGGGACCCCTCCTAGCTACTCATCATCTTCAAGGACCCCTGGAACACCTCGCTCCCTCAGCTTGATCTCCCAGGAGAGGAAGGTGGCCGTAGTCCGCACCCCACCCAAGTCGCCTGCAACCACACCCAAGCAGCTTCGCATCATCAACCAGCCACTGCCTGACTTCAAGAACATCAAGTCCAAGATCGGCTCCACGGAGAATATCAAGTACCAGCCCAAAGGAGGACAG